One stretch of Methylopila sp. 73B DNA includes these proteins:
- a CDS encoding MliC family protein, translated as MRRFAKGLVALAAVAGSGCAAEAPPRPAPLAEPADPVRYACNDGSFLSVRFQGDAADVTMVDGEKALLSRLRGASSVGYAADGFELWSRGDTATWTAKGSPATACLAT; from the coding sequence ATGCGTCGCTTCGCCAAGGGTTTGGTCGCCCTCGCGGCCGTGGCCGGTTCGGGATGCGCGGCGGAGGCGCCCCCGCGCCCTGCGCCCCTCGCCGAACCGGCCGATCCCGTGCGCTACGCCTGCAACGACGGCTCGTTTCTCTCGGTGCGGTTTCAGGGCGACGCGGCGGACGTCACCATGGTCGACGGCGAGAAGGCCCTGCTGTCGCGCCTCCGCGGGGCGTCCAGCGTCGGTTACGCCGCCGACGGCTTCGAACTTTGGAGCCGGGGCGACACCGCCACGTGGACGGCGAAAGGAAGCCCGGCGACCGCATGTCTCGCGACATGA